A window from Felis catus isolate Fca126 chromosome B1, F.catus_Fca126_mat1.0, whole genome shotgun sequence encodes these proteins:
- the STOX2 gene encoding storkhead-box protein 2 isoform X3, with translation MSPISQSQFIPLGEILCLAISAMNSARKPVTQEALMEHLTTCFPGVPTPSQEILRHTLNTLVRERKIYPTPDGYFIVTPQTYFITPSLIRTNSKWYHLDERIPDRSQCTSPQPGTITPSASGCVRERTLPRNHCDSCHCCREDVHSMHASTLQRKPAKDCKDPYCPPSLCQVPPTDKSKSTVNFSYKTETLSKPKDSEKQSKKFGLKLFRLSFKKDKTKQLANFSAQFPPEEWPLRDEDTPTTIPREVEMEIIRRINPDLTVENVMRHTALMKKLEEEKAHRSKAGSSAHHSGRSKKSRTHRKSHGKSRSHSKTRVSKGDPSDGSHLDIPGDREYDFCDPLTRAPREGCFIIEHKGDNFIMHSNTNVIESHFPMTPEWDVSGELAKRRTEMPFPEPSRGSSHSKVHRSHSHTQDRRSRNERSNKAKERSRSMDNSKGPLGASSLGTPEDLAEGCSQDDQTPSQSYIDDSTLRPAQAIGHQRAHVSSTSYKEVCIPEIVSGSKEPSSACSLLEPGKPPESLPSYGELNSCPTKTATDDYFQCNTSSETVLTAPSPLGKNKEDHDTLTLAEGVKKLPLSDRQAPHSSREPVGHKEESPKGPGGGPAVSGAVAEGIANGRLVQHHSAEPSSLDKRKEIFSKDTLFKPLHSTLSVNSYHKSSLSLLKSLPKTPADTLPGRCEKLEPSLGTSVAPAIPGSQRQQESGGNQEASFDYYNVSDDDDSEEGANKNTEEEKNRDDVGTMQWLLEREKERDLQRKFEKNLTLLAPKETDSSSNQRATHSARLDSMDSSSITVDSGFNSPRTRESLASNTSSIVESNRRQNVTLSPVHGGAGPAFSFRASTDPATNEAEKLQKPSNCLQASVTSV, from the exons ATGTCTCCCATCAGTCAATCTCAGTTCATTCCACTCGGGGAAATCCTTTGCTTGGCCATCTCAGCAATGAACTCCGCGAGAAAACCTGTCACCCAGGAAGCGCTGATGGAGCATCTGACCACGTGTTTCCCAG GTGTTCCCACCCCAAGCCAAGAGATTCTACGGCACACGCTCAACACGCTGGTGCGGGAGAGGAAGATCTACCCAACTCCGGATGGCTATTTCATCGTGACCCCGCAGACTTACTTCATTACTCCTTCTCTCATAAGAACTAACAGTAAATGGTACCATTTGGATGAGAGGATACCTGACAGGTCTCAGTGTACCTCTCCGCAACCCGGAACCATAACGCCCTCTGCCTCAGGCTGCGTCAGGGAAAGAACATTGCCCAGAAACCACTGCGACTCTTGCCACTGCTGCCGAGAAGACGTGCATAGCATGCACGCCTCGACTCTGCAGAGGAAACCTGCCAAGGACTGCAAAGACCCCTATTGCCCTCCTTCACTCTGCCAGGTGCCACCCACTGACAAGAGCAAAAGTACTGTCAACTTTTCGTATAAGACAGAAACTCTCTCAAAACCGAAAGATAGTGAAAAGCAGTCCAAAAAATTTGGGCTCAAGTTATTCCggctaagttttaaaaaagataagaccAAACAGCTAGCCAATTTTTCTGCCCAGTTTCCTCCCGAGGAGTGGCCCCTGCGAGATGAAGACACGCCAACCACTATCCCTAGGGAGGTGGAAATGGAAATCATTAGGCGTATTAACCCGGACTTGACCGTGGAAAATGTCATGAGACACACTGCACTGATGAAGAAACTTGAAGAAGAGAAAGCACATCGGAGTAAAGCTGGGTCCTCTGCCCATCACAGCGGAAGAAGTAAAAAGAGTAGGACTCATCGAAAGTCCCACGGGAAGTCTCGGTCCCACAGCAAGACACGAGTGTCTAAAGGAGACCCTTCAGACGGTTCTCATCTGGATATCCCAGGTGACAGAGAGTATGACTTTTGTGATCCTCTTACCAGGGCACCCAGGGAGGGCTGCTTCATCATTGAACACAAAGGAGATAACTTCATCATGCATAGTAACACGAACGTGATTGAGTCTCATTTCCCCATGACACCAGAATGGGATGTGTCTGGGGAATTGGCCAAAAGGAGAACTGAGATGCCTTTTCCTGAACCTTCCAGGGGAAGCTCCCACTCAAAAGTGCACCGAAGCCACAGCCATACCCAGGACCGAAGGTCCAGGAATGAGAGATCCAACAAAGCCAAGGAGAGATCCAGATCGATGGATAACTCAAAGGGCCCTCTGGGTGCTTCTTCTCTAGGGACCCCTGAAGACCTGGCTGAAGGCTGTAGCCAAGACGACCAAACCCCCAGCCAGTCCTACATTGACGACAGTACGTTAAGGCCCGCACAAGCAATTGGCCATCAAAGGGCTCACGTGTCATCCACGAGCTATAAAGAGGTGTGTATTCCAGAAATAGTcagtggcagcaaggagcctTCCAGTGCTTGTAGCCTCTTGGAGCCAGGAAAACCACCTGAGAGTTTGCCGTCCTATGGGGAACTCAACTCTTGTCCAACAAAAACAGCTACAGATGACTATTTCCAGTGCAACACCTCCAGTGAGACGGTCCTCACAGCACCATCACCTCTGGGAAAGAATAAAGAGGATCATGACACTCTGACTCTGGCGGAAGGGGTGAAAAAGCTGCCTCTGTCTGATAGGCAGGCCCCACATTCTTCCAGGGAGCCTGTGGGGCACAAGGAGGAGTCACCAAAAGGGCCAGGTGGGGGCCCAGCTGTTTCGGGCGCAGTGGCAGAAGGGATCGCCAATGGACGCCTTGTCCAGCACCACAGCGCCGAGCCCAGCAGCCTGGACAAGAGGAAAGAGATATTCAGCAAAGACACACTGTTCAAACCTCTTCACAGCACCTTGTCTGTAAACAGCTATCACAAATCGAGCCTGTCCCTCCTCAAATCTCTCCCGAAGACACCTGCCGACACACTGCCAGGCCGATGCGAGAAACTGGAGCCGTCCCTGGGGACCTCGGTGGCACCAGCCATTCCTGGTTCCCAGCGTCAGCAGGAGTCCGGGGGGAACCAGGAAGCCTCCTTTGACTATTACAATGTCTCTGATGACGACGACTCTGAGGAAGGggcaaacaaaaacacagaggaggaaaaaaacagagatgatGTAGGCACCATGCAGTGGCTCcttgagagggagaaggaaagagacttACAGAGGAAATTTGAGAAGAACCTCACCCTCCTTGCCCCAAAAGAAACCGACAGCAGCAGCAACCAGAGAGCCACGCATTCGGCACGCCTCGACAGCATGGACAGCAGCAGCATCACTGTGGACAGTGGATTCAACTCCCCACG
- the STOX2 gene encoding storkhead-box protein 2 isoform X2, protein MEPVQKGSGDVSPISMSPISQSQFIPLGEILCLAISAMNSARKPVTQEALMEHLTTCFPGVPTPSQEILRHTLNTLVRERKIYPTPDGYFIVTPQTYFITPSLIRTNSKWYHLDERIPDRSQCTSPQPGTITPSASGCVRERTLPRNHCDSCHCCREDVHSMHASTLQRKPAKDCKDPYCPPSLCQVPPTDKSKSTVNFSYKTETLSKPKDSEKQSKKFGLKLFRLSFKKDKTKQLANFSAQFPPEEWPLRDEDTPTTIPREVEMEIIRRINPDLTVENVMRHTALMKKLEEEKAHRSKAGSSAHHSGRSKKSRTHRKSHGKSRSHSKTRVSKGDPSDGSHLDIPGDREYDFCDPLTRAPREGCFIIEHKGDNFIMHSNTNVIESHFPMTPEWDVSGELAKRRTEMPFPEPSRGSSHSKVHRSHSHTQDRRSRNERSNKAKERSRSMDNSKGPLGASSLGTPEDLAEGCSQDDQTPSQSYIDDSTLRPAQAIGHQRAHVSSTSYKEVCIPEIVSGSKEPSSACSLLEPGKPPESLPSYGELNSCPTKTATDDYFQCNTSSETVLTAPSPLGKNKEDHDTLTLAEGVKKLPLSDRQAPHSSREPVGHKEESPKGPGGGPAVSGAVAEGIANGRLVQHHSAEPSSLDKRKEIFSKDTLFKPLHSTLSVNSYHKSSLSLLKSLPKTPADTLPGRCEKLEPSLGTSVAPAIPGSQRQQESGGNQEASFDYYNVSDDDDSEEGANKNTEEEKNRDDVGTMQWLLEREKERDLQRKFEKNLTLLAPKETDSSSNQRATHSARLDSMDSSSITVDSGFNSPRTRESLASNTSSIVESNRRQNVTLSPVHGGAGPAFSFRASTDPATNEAEKLQKPSNCLQASVTSV, encoded by the exons ATGGAGCCAGTCCAGAAAGGGTCAG GTGATGTGTCACCAATCAGCATGTCTCCCATCAGTCAATCTCAGTTCATTCCACTCGGGGAAATCCTTTGCTTGGCCATCTCAGCAATGAACTCCGCGAGAAAACCTGTCACCCAGGAAGCGCTGATGGAGCATCTGACCACGTGTTTCCCAG GTGTTCCCACCCCAAGCCAAGAGATTCTACGGCACACGCTCAACACGCTGGTGCGGGAGAGGAAGATCTACCCAACTCCGGATGGCTATTTCATCGTGACCCCGCAGACTTACTTCATTACTCCTTCTCTCATAAGAACTAACAGTAAATGGTACCATTTGGATGAGAGGATACCTGACAGGTCTCAGTGTACCTCTCCGCAACCCGGAACCATAACGCCCTCTGCCTCAGGCTGCGTCAGGGAAAGAACATTGCCCAGAAACCACTGCGACTCTTGCCACTGCTGCCGAGAAGACGTGCATAGCATGCACGCCTCGACTCTGCAGAGGAAACCTGCCAAGGACTGCAAAGACCCCTATTGCCCTCCTTCACTCTGCCAGGTGCCACCCACTGACAAGAGCAAAAGTACTGTCAACTTTTCGTATAAGACAGAAACTCTCTCAAAACCGAAAGATAGTGAAAAGCAGTCCAAAAAATTTGGGCTCAAGTTATTCCggctaagttttaaaaaagataagaccAAACAGCTAGCCAATTTTTCTGCCCAGTTTCCTCCCGAGGAGTGGCCCCTGCGAGATGAAGACACGCCAACCACTATCCCTAGGGAGGTGGAAATGGAAATCATTAGGCGTATTAACCCGGACTTGACCGTGGAAAATGTCATGAGACACACTGCACTGATGAAGAAACTTGAAGAAGAGAAAGCACATCGGAGTAAAGCTGGGTCCTCTGCCCATCACAGCGGAAGAAGTAAAAAGAGTAGGACTCATCGAAAGTCCCACGGGAAGTCTCGGTCCCACAGCAAGACACGAGTGTCTAAAGGAGACCCTTCAGACGGTTCTCATCTGGATATCCCAGGTGACAGAGAGTATGACTTTTGTGATCCTCTTACCAGGGCACCCAGGGAGGGCTGCTTCATCATTGAACACAAAGGAGATAACTTCATCATGCATAGTAACACGAACGTGATTGAGTCTCATTTCCCCATGACACCAGAATGGGATGTGTCTGGGGAATTGGCCAAAAGGAGAACTGAGATGCCTTTTCCTGAACCTTCCAGGGGAAGCTCCCACTCAAAAGTGCACCGAAGCCACAGCCATACCCAGGACCGAAGGTCCAGGAATGAGAGATCCAACAAAGCCAAGGAGAGATCCAGATCGATGGATAACTCAAAGGGCCCTCTGGGTGCTTCTTCTCTAGGGACCCCTGAAGACCTGGCTGAAGGCTGTAGCCAAGACGACCAAACCCCCAGCCAGTCCTACATTGACGACAGTACGTTAAGGCCCGCACAAGCAATTGGCCATCAAAGGGCTCACGTGTCATCCACGAGCTATAAAGAGGTGTGTATTCCAGAAATAGTcagtggcagcaaggagcctTCCAGTGCTTGTAGCCTCTTGGAGCCAGGAAAACCACCTGAGAGTTTGCCGTCCTATGGGGAACTCAACTCTTGTCCAACAAAAACAGCTACAGATGACTATTTCCAGTGCAACACCTCCAGTGAGACGGTCCTCACAGCACCATCACCTCTGGGAAAGAATAAAGAGGATCATGACACTCTGACTCTGGCGGAAGGGGTGAAAAAGCTGCCTCTGTCTGATAGGCAGGCCCCACATTCTTCCAGGGAGCCTGTGGGGCACAAGGAGGAGTCACCAAAAGGGCCAGGTGGGGGCCCAGCTGTTTCGGGCGCAGTGGCAGAAGGGATCGCCAATGGACGCCTTGTCCAGCACCACAGCGCCGAGCCCAGCAGCCTGGACAAGAGGAAAGAGATATTCAGCAAAGACACACTGTTCAAACCTCTTCACAGCACCTTGTCTGTAAACAGCTATCACAAATCGAGCCTGTCCCTCCTCAAATCTCTCCCGAAGACACCTGCCGACACACTGCCAGGCCGATGCGAGAAACTGGAGCCGTCCCTGGGGACCTCGGTGGCACCAGCCATTCCTGGTTCCCAGCGTCAGCAGGAGTCCGGGGGGAACCAGGAAGCCTCCTTTGACTATTACAATGTCTCTGATGACGACGACTCTGAGGAAGGggcaaacaaaaacacagaggaggaaaaaaacagagatgatGTAGGCACCATGCAGTGGCTCcttgagagggagaaggaaagagacttACAGAGGAAATTTGAGAAGAACCTCACCCTCCTTGCCCCAAAAGAAACCGACAGCAGCAGCAACCAGAGAGCCACGCATTCGGCACGCCTCGACAGCATGGACAGCAGCAGCATCACTGTGGACAGTGGATTCAACTCCCCACG